In Silene latifolia isolate original U9 population chromosome X, ASM4854445v1, whole genome shotgun sequence, the following proteins share a genomic window:
- the LOC141622985 gene encoding uncharacterized protein LOC141622985, whose product MHIKIKNMKGIDLSCASPSSTAICSSMDQRSVIKNSTKSFQRLNSYLGDHYKTLTNNNNISNNINPYYSPPRAPCISELPFTPRPSSFSSYRDKTRKPTSEVKHSDVITRRRRSSVELRDIKHYNNNRHEYSNSSRYLLAESRYLDSLYGSKSTRSNLAGKDNDTPSTPVFGSEGRRSTSRVETKRFGSMLDDEKEKIRQHFSLIDVSDDHRRGKSGIKQRNSGETEYDGQSQSRSQRQRSMGIARMGSSRSPDQVVVLRVSLHCKGCEKKLRNHLSKMEGVTSYSIDMETKKVTVIGYVTPVEVLTSISKVKNAQFWPSQVSSSSNSTSTTSSTSSSSSSTIDLN is encoded by the exons ATGCATATAAAAATTAAGAACATGAAAGGCATAGATCTTTCTTGTGCTTCACCATCATCAACTGCTATTTGTTCTAGCATGGACCAACGTTCTGTCATTAAAAACAGCACCAAATCATTCCAACGTTTAAATTCCTACTTAGGTGATCATTACAAAACTTTaaccaacaataataatattagtaataatattaatcctTATTATTCTCCTCCAAGAGCTCCTTGCATTTCTGAACTACCCTTCACTCCTAGGCCTTCCTCCTTCTCTAGCTACCGCGACAAAACTCGTAAACCTACGTCCGAGGTTAAGCATAGTGATGTTATCACTAGAAGGAGAAGAAGCTCAGTTGAGTTAAGGGATATCAAACATTATAACAATAATCGTCACGAGTATAGTAATTCTTCAAGGTATCTCTTAGCCGAGTCTAGATATTTAGACTCGCTTTACGGGTCTAAAAGTACGAGAAGTAATTTGGCTGGAAAAGACAATGATACCCCGAGTACTCCGGTGTTTGGTTCTGAGGGAAGGAGGAGTACAAGCAGGGTCGAAACGAAGCGTTTTGGATCAATGTTGGATGATGAAAAGGAGAAGATTAGGCAACATTTTTCATTGATTGATGTTAGTGATGATCATAGGAGGGGTAAATCCGGAATTAAGCAGAGGAATTCAGGGGAAACAGAATATGATGGTCAAAGTCAAAGTCGAAGTCAAAGGCAGAGGAGCATGGGTATCGCCCGTATGGGATCTTCCCGTTCTCCCGACCAG GTAGTTGTATTGAGGGTGTCATTGCACTGCAAAGGTTGTGAAAAAAAGCTCAGGAATCATCTTTCTAAAATGGAAG GAGTGACTTCGTATAGTATCGACATGGAAACGAAAAAAGTGACTGTTATCGGATATGTGACGCCGGTAGAGGTACTGACAAGTATTTCCAAAGTAAAGAATGCACAATTCTGGCCTTCTCAAGTTTCATCCTCGTCGAATTCGACATCAACGACATCGTCCACTTCTTCGTCAAGCTCGTCAACGATAGACCTAAATTGA